The following coding sequences lie in one Sulfuricurvum sp. genomic window:
- the tatB gene encoding Sec-independent protein translocase protein TatB: MFGMDLGEILVIAIIAVLFLGPEKLPETMVVIAKFFKSVKSTVNTARATIEEEMKLSEIKEEVLNYKNELTSASSELERMTNVTEIGSELTGIKSELDFNTITPSAPSAPKEPEVVTFAPKPKEIKPADAKPIEENA; encoded by the coding sequence ATGTTTGGTATGGATTTAGGTGAAATTTTAGTTATCGCGATTATTGCGGTATTATTTTTAGGGCCGGAGAAACTTCCTGAAACGATGGTAGTAATTGCCAAATTTTTCAAAAGTGTTAAAAGTACGGTCAATACCGCGCGTGCTACTATTGAAGAAGAGATGAAACTCTCTGAAATAAAAGAAGAAGTACTCAATTATAAAAATGAACTGACCAGTGCGAGCTCGGAATTGGAACGGATGACCAATGTCACCGAAATCGGTTCTGAGCTGACAGGAATTAAAAGCGAGCTTGATTTTAATACTATTACTCCATCGGCTCCCTCAGCACCGAAAGAACCCGAAGTGGTTACCTTTGCACCCAAACCAAAAGAGATTAAACCAGCAGATGCTAAACCTATCG
- a CDS encoding RNA pyrophosphohydrolase — protein sequence MTEKKFYRPNVAAIIVSHEYPEIKDVFIAERSDLVGVWQFPQGGIDEGESSEEALFRELEEEIGTNKIEIVAEYPEWIAYDFPSHVAAKMAPYVGQKQRYYLVRLKKGAKIDLDTKHPEFKAYRFVAIDELLTHIAHFKKPVYERVISYFRTKGYL from the coding sequence ATGACCGAAAAAAAGTTCTACCGACCGAATGTGGCGGCGATTATTGTCTCTCATGAGTATCCTGAGATCAAAGATGTTTTTATCGCCGAACGGAGTGATTTGGTGGGGGTTTGGCAGTTTCCCCAAGGGGGAATTGATGAGGGCGAATCGAGTGAAGAAGCCCTGTTTCGGGAACTCGAAGAAGAGATTGGTACCAATAAGATAGAGATTGTTGCAGAATATCCTGAATGGATTGCGTATGATTTTCCTTCACACGTAGCGGCAAAAATGGCTCCGTATGTAGGTCAAAAACAGCGTTATTATTTAGTGCGTTTGAAAAAAGGGGCTAAAATCGATTTGGATACCAAACATCCTGAATTTAAAGCTTATCGTTTTGTTGCTATCGATGAGTTACTTACCCATATCGCCCATTTCAAAAAACCGGTCTATGAACGTGTCATTTCCTATTTTAGAACCAAGGGGTATCTGTAA
- the folP gene encoding dihydropteroate synthase — MVVEKLSNTIDLRRELKTLGVDGGGISILEDKGSLHLIRIRDLHVGAANILKQDALSIGADLAVPKGTVTALTPRVDVLLIASERQLQQLVKKEKAQPFGLKQLSMELESFCHLKYENRVSIMGILNANDDSFYHASRFQGSQAIKRIETMIQEGADIIDLGGVSSRPGSVAVSAEEELRRVRPIIDALYEQRLYEKTTFSLDSYEPEVISYALERGFTIINDITGLANDEVARLCGSYGATAVIMHMQGEPVNMQENPAYFSVIADVEHFFRERIAKAESYGIKEIILDCGIGFGKRLEDNLSLITNQSHFLRLGKKMLVGASRKSMIDAISPSSSDERLAGSLAIHLKAIEQGASIVRVHDVKEHAQAINVWKALRG; from the coding sequence GTGGTCGTTGAGAAACTTTCTAATACGATAGATCTCCGTCGCGAACTGAAAACGTTAGGAGTAGACGGTGGCGGTATCTCTATTTTAGAAGACAAAGGCTCCCTTCATCTGATCCGGATTCGAGATCTGCATGTGGGTGCTGCCAATATTCTCAAACAAGATGCCCTGAGTATCGGTGCCGATCTGGCTGTTCCTAAAGGGACAGTAACGGCATTAACTCCTCGTGTAGATGTTTTACTGATTGCATCCGAGCGTCAACTTCAACAACTCGTCAAAAAAGAGAAAGCGCAACCATTCGGACTCAAACAGCTTTCCATGGAGTTGGAGAGCTTTTGTCATTTAAAGTACGAAAACAGGGTCTCCATCATGGGAATACTCAACGCCAATGATGACAGTTTCTATCATGCCAGCCGGTTTCAGGGTAGTCAAGCCATAAAACGGATTGAGACGATGATTCAAGAGGGAGCTGACATCATCGATTTGGGTGGTGTATCGAGCCGCCCTGGTAGTGTAGCTGTAAGTGCGGAAGAAGAACTGCGACGGGTTCGTCCTATTATCGATGCACTGTACGAGCAGCGGTTATATGAGAAAACAACATTCAGTCTAGACAGTTATGAACCGGAAGTAATCTCATATGCCTTGGAGAGAGGATTTACGATAATCAATGACATCACAGGATTGGCAAACGATGAGGTTGCCCGGCTGTGCGGCAGTTACGGTGCGACGGCAGTCATCATGCATATGCAGGGTGAGCCTGTAAATATGCAGGAAAATCCTGCCTATTTCTCCGTCATTGCTGATGTAGAACATTTTTTCCGTGAGCGGATTGCAAAAGCGGAATCGTATGGCATTAAAGAAATTATCTTAGATTGCGGTATCGGTTTCGGAAAGCGGTTGGAAGATAATCTCTCACTGATAACCAATCAAAGTCATTTTCTTCGTTTAGGAAAAAAAATGTTGGTGGGAGCAAGTCGAAAATCAATGATTGATGCGATTTCTCCATCAAGCAGTGACGAACGATTGGCAGGATCTTTGGCAATTCATCTCAAAGCGATAGAGCAGGGTGCTTCCATCGTGCGGGTGCATGATGTAAAAGAACATGCACAGGCAATAAATGTCTGGAAAGCGTTGAGGGGCTAA
- the hemW gene encoding radical SAM family heme chaperone HemW: MLLYIHIPFCDSKCSYCAFNSYVDKFSLREAYMNALVSQLETELIRFNVSRDNPIETVFIGGGTPSTVEPSLYRPIFAMIEPYLADKCEITSEANPNSATRSWLEGMYELGVNRLSFGVQSFNNEKLKTLGRAHHTQHALEAIRTASAIGYKHLSIDLIYGVREDTKALLKADIDQALLLPIDHISLYALTIEENTLFEKTPELAQEELDLTQWLFHTLRENGFNQYEISNFGKYRSIHNIGYWEHKPYIGLGSGAVGFLDNQRYYPSTSVEHYIQNPLEMTIETIESDALLSEKLFLGFRSCVGVEESLLSQKQKNHAQLLAKEGMIYLHEGRYFNNDFLLADEIALRVEGF, translated from the coding sequence ATGCTTTTATATATTCATATCCCTTTTTGCGATAGCAAATGCTCCTACTGTGCGTTTAATTCGTATGTTGATAAATTTTCCCTGCGCGAAGCGTACATGAATGCCCTTGTCTCACAACTCGAGACAGAACTCATCCGCTTTAACGTCAGTCGAGATAATCCTATCGAAACGGTATTTATCGGAGGGGGTACCCCTTCTACGGTCGAGCCATCTTTATACCGTCCGATTTTTGCAATGATAGAGCCTTATCTTGCTGATAAATGCGAGATCACATCCGAAGCCAATCCTAACAGTGCGACACGTTCTTGGCTGGAAGGGATGTATGAGCTGGGAGTCAACCGACTCAGTTTCGGAGTTCAGAGTTTTAATAATGAAAAATTAAAAACACTTGGCCGTGCTCATCATACCCAGCATGCACTCGAAGCCATCCGTACCGCTTCGGCTATCGGGTATAAACATCTCAGTATCGATTTGATTTACGGTGTTCGCGAAGATACGAAAGCCCTCTTAAAAGCGGATATTGATCAAGCTCTACTCCTCCCGATCGATCATATCAGCCTTTATGCCCTTACAATAGAAGAGAATACGCTATTTGAAAAAACCCCTGAACTTGCTCAAGAAGAGTTGGATCTGACGCAATGGCTGTTTCACACCCTCCGTGAAAACGGATTTAACCAATACGAAATTTCCAATTTCGGAAAATACCGTTCCATTCACAATATCGGGTATTGGGAACACAAACCCTACATCGGTCTGGGTTCGGGTGCCGTCGGGTTTTTAGACAATCAACGCTATTATCCCTCGACGTCTGTCGAGCACTACATCCAAAATCCTTTAGAGATGACGATTGAAACGATCGAATCCGATGCATTGCTCAGTGAAAAACTCTTTTTAGGTTTTCGCAGTTGTGTCGGTGTAGAAGAGAGTCTGTTGAGTCAAAAACAAAAAAATCATGCGCAACTGCTCGCCAAAGAGGGGATGATTTATCTGCATGAGGGTCGCTATTTCAATAACGATTTTTTATTAGCCGATGAAATCGCACTGAGAGTAGAAGGGTTTTAA
- a CDS encoding aspartate kinase, with amino-acid sequence MLIVQKFGGTSVGDLERIQNVANRVAQTLNEGHQVVVVVSAMSGETNKLISYAEHYTASPERSEVDMLLSSGERVTAALLSIALNAMGHKATSMSGRRAGIVTDSIHTKARIESIDPSAMHAALAEGKVVVVAGFQGVSESGQVTTLGRGGSDLSAVAVAGALKADLCEIYTDVDGIYTTDPRIEPKARKMDKISYDEMLELASLGAKVLQNRSVELAKKLNVNLVTRSSFSDAEGTLITKEENIMEQPLVSGIALDKNQARVSLSGVIDRPGIASDIFTRLADNSVNIDMIIQTSGHDGKTNLDFTVPKTELIDAKKVVETFIANDEIKEVGYDENICKVSIVGVGMKSHTGVAAKAFQTMAKENINIMMISTSEIKVSMVIDEKYAELSVRSLHSAYALDQ; translated from the coding sequence ATGCTAATTGTTCAAAAATTCGGCGGCACCAGTGTCGGGGATTTGGAGCGTATCCAAAACGTTGCCAACCGTGTCGCCCAAACGCTTAATGAGGGGCATCAAGTTGTTGTCGTAGTTTCGGCAATGAGCGGTGAAACAAACAAACTGATTTCGTACGCGGAACACTATACAGCGTCGCCGGAGCGAAGCGAAGTCGATATGCTTCTAAGTTCAGGTGAACGGGTTACAGCGGCTTTGCTCTCCATTGCACTGAACGCTATGGGGCATAAAGCAACGTCGATGAGCGGTCGTCGTGCCGGAATCGTGACGGATAGTATCCACACGAAAGCACGAATAGAGAGTATTGACCCCTCCGCAATGCATGCGGCACTTGCAGAGGGAAAAGTGGTCGTTGTAGCAGGGTTCCAGGGGGTAAGCGAAAGCGGTCAGGTGACCACCCTCGGACGCGGAGGCTCGGATCTTTCCGCTGTTGCGGTTGCCGGTGCGTTGAAAGCTGATTTATGTGAGATTTATACCGATGTTGACGGTATTTACACTACAGACCCTCGTATCGAGCCAAAAGCACGCAAAATGGATAAAATCAGCTATGACGAGATGCTTGAACTCGCCTCTTTGGGAGCCAAAGTACTCCAAAACCGTTCTGTTGAACTTGCAAAAAAATTAAATGTAAATCTTGTTACCCGTTCCAGCTTTAGTGATGCGGAAGGGACACTTATCACAAAGGAAGAGAATATTATGGAACAACCACTTGTCAGCGGAATCGCACTCGATAAAAACCAAGCACGTGTATCACTCAGCGGTGTTATTGACCGTCCGGGAATCGCTTCGGATATTTTTACCCGTTTGGCAGACAATAGCGTCAACATCGATATGATTATCCAAACGTCAGGACATGACGGTAAAACCAACCTCGATTTTACCGTTCCGAAAACAGAGCTTATTGATGCGAAGAAAGTGGTTGAAACCTTTATTGCCAATGATGAAATCAAAGAAGTCGGTTACGACGAAAATATTTGTAAAGTATCTATCGTCGGTGTCGGTATGAAATCACATACGGGAGTAGCGGCAAAAGCGTTCCAAACGATGGCTAAAGAGAACATTAACATTATGATGATTTCGACCTCAGAGATTAAAGTATCGATGGTAATCGATGAAAAATATGCGGAGCTTTCGGTTCGTTCGCTTCACAGCGCTTACGCATTGGATCAATAG
- the motB gene encoding flagellar motor protein MotB, which produces MGKKKCKKCECPAGEKWAVPTADFFSLLLALFIALYAIASVNKEKLRAVKEEFVKIYDYAPAPETTSPVVPMEAEVKPVPDASANPSGQMPVSEGGALLTGDPQVQQSIEKMMSKLQQDMGDQTGSGAGPLDETIDGVLLKLPVSVPFRGSDATIDDEEKHMFLRRIAEIINTLPASVDISVRGYTDNAQLPAGGRYQDNLELSSARAANVVRELIRDGVSADRLSSAGFGSSNPIASNAREEDRVKNRRVEFYMFVSDKKAVEPQKQQTVLDALGKIKKPQ; this is translated from the coding sequence ATGGGCAAGAAAAAATGTAAAAAATGTGAATGTCCTGCAGGGGAAAAATGGGCGGTTCCGACGGCCGACTTTTTCAGTCTCTTGTTGGCACTTTTTATTGCACTTTACGCGATAGCCTCTGTCAATAAAGAAAAGCTCCGAGCGGTAAAAGAGGAGTTTGTTAAAATCTACGATTATGCTCCGGCACCTGAAACAACCAGCCCTGTAGTTCCGATGGAAGCAGAGGTAAAGCCGGTACCGGACGCTTCGGCTAATCCATCAGGGCAAATGCCGGTTTCAGAGGGTGGGGCACTTTTAACAGGTGATCCTCAGGTCCAGCAATCGATTGAAAAAATGATGAGCAAACTTCAGCAAGATATGGGTGACCAAACCGGAAGCGGTGCCGGGCCATTGGATGAAACGATAGACGGTGTGTTATTGAAATTACCGGTTAGTGTGCCGTTTCGCGGTTCTGATGCGACGATTGATGATGAAGAAAAACACATGTTCCTGAGACGTATTGCTGAAATCATTAATACGTTACCGGCGTCGGTTGATATTTCCGTCAGGGGCTATACTGATAATGCACAACTTCCTGCCGGTGGACGATATCAAGATAATTTGGAATTATCAAGTGCACGGGCTGCAAACGTAGTCAGAGAATTGATTCGTGACGGGGTCAGTGCAGATCGCTTATCTTCAGCAGGTTTCGGTTCCTCAAATCCGATTGCATCCAACGCCCGTGAAGAAGATCGTGTCAAAAATCGACGTGTCGAATTTTATATGTTTGTATCAGATAAAAAAGCAGTTGAACCGCAAAAACAACAAACCGTATTAGATGCATTAGGTAAAATCAAAAAGCCTCAATAA
- a CDS encoding cation:proton antiporter, with the protein MSNTVVIITLSLLVLLSPFLSRVSRIPVVVVEIMMGSFAAYFGFLVENELFKIIAEVGFLYLMFLAGMEVDLKGFQFEKKSLIRRTALFFVMVYGFSFGLVAYFHLSSVYMVSFPIFSLGMLMALIKEYGRNEPWLALALNIGIVGELISILAMTVLNGGLTYGFNIDFFFTLLVLIGFLIGFVLFFRGIRILFWWYPGLKTLIMPMEDSKDQDVRFSMALLFILIGVMLHFKIDAILGAFLAGMLITTYFKHKIELPEKLSSFGFGFLVPIFFIHVGSTLSLDAFSDPMILESALVIAIGIVSIRLIAGVSAFTGYFGFKNALLFSLSNSMPLTFLVAIATLGYHAHAISHEEYYAFIVASMGSAIFLMITIKILFSFFNRNIGGK; encoded by the coding sequence GTGAGTAATACAGTCGTAATTATCACACTATCGCTTTTGGTATTGCTCTCTCCGTTTTTGTCCCGCGTCAGCAGAATTCCGGTTGTCGTTGTCGAGATCATGATGGGAAGTTTTGCCGCATATTTCGGATTTTTAGTGGAAAATGAACTCTTTAAAATTATTGCCGAAGTCGGATTTTTGTATCTGATGTTTTTAGCGGGGATGGAAGTCGATCTTAAAGGATTCCAGTTTGAGAAAAAATCGCTCATTCGGCGAACGGCACTTTTTTTCGTCATGGTGTACGGTTTTTCCTTCGGATTGGTTGCGTATTTTCACCTAAGCTCTGTCTACATGGTCTCATTTCCGATATTTTCTCTCGGGATGTTGATGGCATTGATCAAAGAATACGGTCGAAATGAACCTTGGCTTGCGTTGGCTCTGAATATCGGTATTGTCGGAGAACTGATCAGTATTTTGGCAATGACGGTACTTAACGGGGGGTTGACGTACGGATTTAATATCGATTTTTTCTTTACGCTGCTCGTCTTGATCGGTTTTTTGATCGGTTTTGTCCTCTTTTTCCGGGGAATACGAATTCTTTTTTGGTGGTATCCCGGACTCAAAACGCTCATTATGCCGATGGAAGACAGTAAAGACCAGGATGTCCGTTTTTCTATGGCTTTGCTTTTTATCTTAATCGGGGTAATGCTCCATTTTAAAATCGATGCAATTTTGGGAGCATTTCTAGCAGGGATGCTGATCACAACCTATTTTAAACATAAGATAGAGCTTCCTGAAAAACTTTCATCGTTCGGATTTGGGTTTTTGGTCCCCATTTTTTTTATCCATGTCGGCTCAACTCTTTCATTGGACGCTTTTTCGGATCCGATGATTTTGGAATCGGCGCTTGTTATTGCGATCGGAATCGTATCCATCCGCTTGATAGCCGGAGTCAGTGCATTTACCGGCTATTTCGGGTTTAAAAACGCGTTATTATTTTCTTTGTCTAACTCAATGCCACTTACCTTTTTGGTAGCGATTGCAACTCTCGGATATCATGCTCATGCAATAAGTCATGAAGAGTATTACGCATTTATCGTAGCAAGTATGGGGAGTGCAATATTTTTAATGATTACAATTAAGATTTTATTTTCATTTTTCAACCGAAATATAGGTGGAAAATAG
- a CDS encoding DNA polymerase III subunit delta', which produces MFASERGGILITAELEERAREIEESLHPLRCVTFMRDDFKIEDAKEVISEAYKSEENTKTLILGAKSFTVPAQNALLKILEEPPRNIVFILIAPNKSTFLPTVRSRLTMTQEHHERIYELLPITLKNLDLSGLFAFVKEHDRLKKHEAKALIEQLMHQAIHIEKLPLTSSQLEGFDKALRLIELNSRFQSVLVMVLMNFLKEVKRGR; this is translated from the coding sequence ATGTTCGCGAGTGAACGGGGCGGAATCCTCATAACAGCGGAGCTGGAAGAGCGGGCCAGAGAGATAGAGGAGTCTTTACACCCTTTGCGCTGTGTCACTTTTATGAGAGATGATTTTAAGATCGAAGATGCCAAAGAGGTGATTTCCGAAGCGTATAAAAGCGAAGAGAATACAAAAACACTGATTCTCGGAGCTAAAAGTTTCACGGTTCCGGCACAAAATGCTCTGCTTAAAATCCTCGAAGAACCTCCGAGAAATATTGTTTTTATTCTGATAGCACCTAATAAAAGTACATTTTTACCAACCGTCCGTTCACGGCTCACTATGACACAAGAACATCATGAACGTATTTATGAGCTTTTGCCGATCACTTTAAAAAATCTTGATCTTTCCGGACTGTTTGCCTTTGTCAAAGAACACGACCGTCTGAAAAAACATGAAGCCAAAGCTCTTATCGAGCAACTCATGCATCAGGCAATTCACATCGAAAAGCTTCCTCTGACTTCATCGCAGCTGGAGGGATTTGATAAGGCACTTCGACTCATCGAACTTAACAGCCGTTTCCAAAGTGTCTTGGTCATGGTTTTGATGAATTTTCTCAAAGAGGTCAAACGTGGTCGTTGA
- the motA gene encoding flagellar motor stator protein MotA, which yields MDLTVILGILGAITTISIGDLMEGGNPVHVVHITSLIIIMPTTLLASMVSTDVEHVKGAFKSLGMIFKKSQVNLHERIKEIVDLSIMARRDGLLSLEQKVAQLDNAFLKQGLSMAVDGNEIHTISETLEQVIEETEEYYHGCAHYWILAGETSPVLGLVGAVLGLILALQKLDSPAEMAEGIAGAFTATVTGIFSAYVLIGPMGNKLKAKAHHVVKEQKMMLEGIIGIVHGDNPRTLEAKLLNFLSPVEEKHSQFN from the coding sequence GTGGATTTAACGGTCATTTTAGGAATCTTAGGCGCTATTACCACTATTTCTATCGGGGACTTGATGGAGGGTGGAAATCCTGTACATGTTGTCCATATCACATCGCTTATTATTATCATGCCGACAACTCTTTTAGCATCGATGGTCAGTACAGATGTCGAGCATGTCAAAGGGGCATTTAAAAGTCTCGGTATGATTTTCAAAAAATCTCAGGTGAATCTGCATGAACGGATTAAAGAGATCGTTGACCTCTCCATTATGGCGCGTCGTGACGGTTTATTATCGCTGGAGCAAAAAGTTGCACAACTTGATAACGCCTTTTTGAAACAGGGTCTTAGCATGGCCGTTGACGGAAATGAAATACATACGATTTCCGAAACCCTTGAACAAGTAATCGAAGAGACTGAAGAATATTATCATGGATGTGCGCATTATTGGATCCTTGCCGGTGAGACATCTCCCGTTTTGGGTCTAGTAGGGGCAGTCTTGGGGCTTATTCTAGCACTTCAAAAACTCGATAGTCCAGCAGAAATGGCTGAGGGGATCGCTGGGGCATTTACGGCGACTGTAACCGGGATTTTCAGTGCATACGTTTTGATCGGGCCTATGGGAAATAAACTGAAAGCCAAAGCACATCACGTTGTAAAAGAACAAAAAATGATGCTAGAGGGGATCATCGGAATTGTACATGGTGATAATCCACGCACATTAGAAGCCAAATTGCTTAATTTCCTTTCACCTGTGGAAGAGAAACACAGTCAGTTTAATTGA
- a CDS encoding HobA family DNA replication regulator, giving the protein MRQFDQWTLESIRSEGASMSWFEEQRFEWTPAIANAMDQMMGGKSLVLITDQDRKWFAHYITTSLNKRSPDRPLIPIVCIDALYPHYDSMSGGESIDMLGDMLDITFKGEYLFWYIGKGDDRRADIAKRSTHSLLWIMDERFQNALVLRSHDPLIDIKLLQLYRLFDKTLSAVLFGEINVRE; this is encoded by the coding sequence GTGCGTCAATTTGATCAATGGACATTAGAGTCGATTCGCTCCGAAGGGGCATCGATGAGCTGGTTCGAAGAACAGCGTTTCGAATGGACTCCGGCTATCGCTAATGCTATGGATCAAATGATGGGTGGCAAAAGTCTTGTTTTGATCACCGATCAAGACCGAAAATGGTTTGCCCATTACATTACCACATCCCTCAATAAACGTTCTCCTGACCGACCGTTAATCCCTATCGTCTGTATCGATGCCCTCTATCCTCATTATGATTCGATGAGTGGAGGTGAATCCATTGATATGCTCGGCGATATGCTCGATATTACCTTTAAAGGTGAGTACCTTTTTTGGTATATCGGAAAAGGGGATGACCGTCGTGCAGATATCGCGAAACGGAGTACCCATAGTTTATTATGGATCATGGATGAACGGTTTCAAAACGCTTTGGTGTTGCGTTCGCATGATCCTCTTATTGATATCAAACTACTGCAACTTTACCGCCTTTTTGATAAAACGCTGAGTGCCGTATTGTTCGGGGAGATTAATGTTCGCGAGTGA